The Girardinichthys multiradiatus isolate DD_20200921_A chromosome 6, DD_fGirMul_XY1, whole genome shotgun sequence genome window below encodes:
- the tgm1l1 gene encoding protein-glutamine gamma-glutamyltransferase K, translating to MPGERLTIRNPSEVGRFPGAAAPTKVELTIQSEGGKKQEEGACRRWFRKICPCCCKHQNSASYDVTDKVEFTKPPAPAVVSTPEPDKSKPENGEMKETEEVKLSVCMVDLLSSKTGQNRVEHHTDLYHGDKLIIRRGQTFQMEIEFNRPFSTDMDKMRLELKTGSLPIVSKGTHVIIPLVDSLEDERWEAKITEQTCNKIRLSVNSPADAVIGLYGLTVTTQSAKDEEPTFYNSSENIIMLYNPWCEEDNVFLDDEEQRKEYVLNDTGRIYYGTEKQIGARTWNFGQFHEGILEACLFILEKSGMSPSGRGDPVNVVRVISAMINAPDDYGVLVGNWSGKYSDGVCPAAWSSSVEILRKYHSSNAIPVKYGQCWVFSGVTTTVLRCLGIPARSVTNFQSAHDTDVSLTTDVYFDENMQPIDFLNNDSVWNFHVWNDCWMARPDLPPGHGGWQAVDSTPQETSQGTFRCGPASVNAIRSGHVYLKHDTPFVFAEVNSDKIYWQRKLDSTFCQVYSEKKAIGHCISTKAVGSDERADITHLYKHPEDSEEERIAVETACRYGSKPDIYSAPAAEDVKVEVKIDGEGPRMGSDAKLSIVVKNQSSQPRQTTLHSQVAVMYYTGVLKNAIKKDNIPVDLLPNEEKTIDWVLPYQQYQNQLVDQAALMLTLSGRVSETKQVLANQTTFRLRTPDLQIMPLGEAVVGKEMSAKITFTNPLPRVLKNVAFRVEGLGLQKGHEVVVGDVGAKATVTLTEHFIPTQPGLRKLVASLDCKQLTQVHGVADIIVSEQ from the exons ATGCCAGGTGAGCGTTTGACCATTCGAAACCCGTCTGAAGTTGGGCGTTTCCCCGGAGCGGCAGCGCCCACCAAGGTGGAGCTTACCATTCAGAGTGAAGGGGGGAAgaagcaggaggagggagcGTGCCGTCGCTGGTTCAGGAAGATCTGTCCATGCTGCTGTAAGCATCAAAACAGTGCATCTTATGATGTCACAGATAAGGTGGAGTTCACCAAGCCCCCAGCCCCTGCTGTGGTCTCGACACCTGAGCCTGACAAGTCAAAGCCTGAGAATGGAGAAATGAAGGAAACCGAAG AAGTCAAGCTGTCAGTGTGCATGGTGGACCTTCTGAGCTCCAAGACTGGTCAGAACAGAGTGGAGCATCACACCGATCTGTACCATGGGGACAAGCTGATCATCCGCAGAGGACAGACGTTCCAGATGGAGATAGAGTTCAACAGGCCCTTCAGTACTGACATGGATAAGATGCGCTTGGAGCTGAAaacag GTTCCTTGCCCATTGTCTCTAAAGGGACCCATGTCATCATTCCACTCGTTGACAGTCTGGAAGATGAGCGCTGGGAGGCCAAGATCACAGAGCAGACCTGCAACAAGATCAGGCTGTCCGTAAACTCCCCGGCTGACGCGGTGATTGGTCTATATGGGCTCACTGTCACGACGCAATCTGCGAAGGATGAGGAGCCAACATTTTACAACTCCAGCGAGAATATCATCATGCTCTACAATCCATGGTGTGAAG AGGATAATGTGTTTCTGGATGACGAAGAGCAAAGGAAGGAGTATGTGCTGAATGACACTGGCAGGATTTACTACGGCACAGAGAAGCAAATCGGTGCTCGCACATGGAACTTTGGGCAG TTTCATGAGGGAATCCTGGAAGCATGCCTGTTCATCTTGGAGAAGAGTGGCATGTCTCCTTCTGGCCGAGGGGATCCGGTCAATGTGGTCAGAGTTATATCTGCCATG aTAAATGCTCCCGATGACTATGGAGTCCTGGTCGGGAACTGGTCAGGAAAATACTCTGATGGCGTGTGTCCTGCAGCGTGGAGCAGCAGTGTGGAGATCCTGAGGAAATACCACTCTTCCAATGCAATACCTGTGAAATATGGGCAGTGTTGGGTCTTCTCTGGGGTCACTACAACAG tgctgcgctgcCTTGGCATACCTGCCCGCAGTGTGACCAACTTCCAGTCTGCGCATGACACTGATGTGTCCCTCACTACAGATGTGTACTTTGATGAGAACATGCAGCCGATTGACTTCCTTAACAATGACTCTGTCTG GAATTTCCATGTATGGAATGATTGCTGGATGGCCAGACCAGACCTTCCCCCTGGCCATGGAGGCTGGCAGGCTGTTGATTCTACTCCCCAAGAGACAAGTCAGGGCACCTTCCGTTGTGGCCCAGCCTCTGTCAATGCCATCCGCTCCGGTCATGTCTACCTAAAACACGACACGCCTTTCGTCTTTGCTGAG GTCAACAGTGATAAAATCTACTGGCAGAGGAAACTTGACAGTACTTTCTGTCAGGTCTACAGTGAAAAGAAAGCTATTGGGCACTGCATTAGCACCAAGGCAGTGGGCTCTGATGAGCGTGCAGACATCACGCACCTGTACAAACATCCAGAAG ACTCTGAAGAGGAGCGCATTGCTGTGGAGACAGCTTGTCGGTATGGAAGCAAGCCAGACATCTACTCGGCTCCTGCAGCTGAGGATGTGAAGGTGGAGGTGAAGATAGATGGCGAGGGGCCTAGGATGGGCAGTGACGCCAAGCTGAGCATTGTGGTGAAAAACCAGAGCTCTCAGCCCCGCCAGACAACTCTACACAGCCAGGTGGCCGTCATGTACTATACCGGCGTGCTAAAGAATGCTATCAAGAAGGATAATATCCCTGTGGACCTTTTGCCCAATGAAG AGAAGACTATAGATTGGGTCTTGCCCTACCAGCAGTACCAAAACCAGTTGGTGGACCAGGCTGCTCTGATGCTGACACTCTCTGGAAGAGTCAGTGAAACCAAGCAAGTGTTGGCAAACCAGACAACCTTCAGGCTTCGTACACCTGACCTCCAGATTATG cctCTGGGTGAAGCTGTGGTGGGTAAGGAGATGTCAGCCAAGATTACCTTCACCAACCCACTGCCACGTGTACTGAAGAATGTTGCGTTCAGGGTGGAGGGCCTGGGCCTTCAAAAGGGCCATGAAGTGGTTGTAGG TGATGTTGGTGCCAAAGCGACAGTAACACTAACGGAGCACTTCATCCCCACCCAACCTGGACTCAGGAAACTGGTGGCATCACTTGATTGTAAACAGCTAACACAAGTGCACGGAGTGGCCGACATCATAGTTAGCGAACAATGA